The Pyramidobacter porci genome includes the window GCCCAAGCCCGGCCGGAGATCAAGGGCAAAGTCGCCGACATGGCGAAGTACGATACGATCCTGCTCGGCTACCCCAACTGGTGGGCGTCGATCCCCATGCCGATCGCCACGTTCCTCGAAAGCTACGACTTCGCCGGCAAGACGGTGTCGCCCTTTTGCAGCAACGGCGGCGGCCGCCTCGGCCAGAGCGTTTCCGCCATCACCAAGCTGATCCCCGCGGCCGTCGTGCAGAATCCGCTTTCCATTTACTACGACGGCGGTTCCTCGCTGAGCGCCGACCTCGACGCCTGGCTGAAGAAGAACGGATTTTAGGTGAGCGCCATGAAGA containing:
- a CDS encoding flavodoxin, with translation MKNPYALMIGLAALAVLWALPAAAKPTKEKTLIVFYSWGGNTRDIARTIQKKTGADIFEIELVKPYSDDYNTVLKEAQRDQRAQARPEIKGKVADMAKYDTILLGYPNWWASIPMPIATFLESYDFAGKTVSPFCSNGGGRLGQSVSAITKLIPAAVVQNPLSIYYDGGSSLSADLDAWLKKNGF